A window of the Microbacterium sp. AZCO genome harbors these coding sequences:
- a CDS encoding Rho termination factor N-terminal domain-containing protein, whose product MPAGRGSNSLKDPELYEELRKDGASKEKAARISNAAARDGRGAVGRRGGESGDYDDWTVERLRTRANELGLTGYSRKRKAELIDMLRNH is encoded by the coding sequence ATGCCTGCAGGACGCGGCTCGAACAGCCTCAAGGATCCGGAGCTCTACGAGGAGCTCCGCAAGGACGGCGCGTCGAAGGAGAAGGCCGCGCGCATCTCCAACGCCGCCGCACGCGACGGCCGCGGTGCCGTCGGCAGGCGCGGCGGCGAGTCCGGCGACTACGACGACTGGACCGTCGAGCGGCTGCGCACGCGCGCGAACGAGCTCGGCCTGACCGGCTACTCCCGCAAGCGCAAGGCGGAGCTCATCGACATGCTCCGCAATCACTGA
- a CDS encoding DNA topoisomerase IB, whose translation MARLARVSPTEDPGLRRVRSGSGFRYVTPDGAAAGDEDRERIHRLVIPPAWEDVWISVDPLGHIQAVGTDDAGRRQYLYHPQWRERRDRGKYARALDLAEALPSARRRVTSSLRAEGLQRDRVLATSFRLLDEGAPRIGSARYLERHGSRGLTTLQRRDAAVEASTVTLSFPAKSGQRAHIRLDDADLAAVVEELVVGKPRAHLLAYRHGRKRVALQPSEVNAYVRMLTGGKFTAKDFRTLRGTIMAAEALARIGTVDTERDRKRAENLAVRATSEALGNTPAVARSSYIDPRVFKAYEKGRLLDLTVSGESAIRRLILR comes from the coding sequence GTGGCACGACTCGCGCGGGTGAGCCCGACGGAGGATCCCGGGCTGCGCCGCGTGCGCTCCGGCTCCGGATTCCGATACGTCACCCCCGATGGGGCGGCCGCAGGCGACGAGGACCGTGAGCGGATCCACCGCCTCGTGATCCCGCCCGCATGGGAGGACGTGTGGATCTCGGTCGACCCGCTCGGCCACATCCAGGCCGTCGGCACCGACGACGCCGGCAGACGGCAGTACCTCTACCACCCGCAGTGGCGGGAGCGCCGCGACCGCGGCAAGTACGCCCGCGCGCTCGATCTCGCCGAGGCGCTGCCCTCCGCGCGGCGCCGCGTCACGAGCTCCCTGCGGGCGGAGGGCCTGCAGCGCGACCGCGTACTCGCGACGTCGTTCCGGCTGCTCGACGAGGGCGCGCCGCGCATCGGCTCGGCCCGCTACCTGGAGCGGCACGGCAGCCGGGGGCTCACGACACTGCAGAGACGGGATGCCGCGGTCGAGGCATCCACCGTCACCCTCTCCTTTCCCGCGAAGAGCGGGCAGCGCGCGCACATCCGGCTCGACGACGCCGACCTCGCCGCCGTCGTCGAGGAGCTGGTCGTCGGCAAGCCGCGCGCCCATCTGCTCGCCTATCGGCACGGGCGCAAGCGCGTTGCTCTGCAGCCCTCCGAGGTGAACGCCTACGTGCGCATGCTGACCGGCGGCAAGTTCACGGCCAAGGACTTCCGGACGCTCCGCGGCACGATCATGGCGGCCGAGGCCCTCGCCCGCATCGGCACGGTCGACACCGAGCGCGACCGCAAGCGCGCGGAGAACCTCGCCGTGCGGGCCACGTCCGAAGCCCTCGGCAACACCCCCGCCGTCGCGCGCTCGAGCTACATCGACCCGCGAGTCTTCAAGGCGTACGAGAAGGGGCGGCTCCTCGACCTCACCGTGTCGGGGGAGTCCGCCATCCGGCGGCTCATCCTGCGCTGA
- a CDS encoding efflux RND transporter permease subunit, which translates to MSNLAVLSLKNRALIALITIVAAIFGGLALVNLKQELIPSIEFPQLSIVTAYPGASPEVVSNDVSTPIETAIQGIPGLESTTATSSTNSSIVQASFTYGTDLSTAEQKITQAINRIKSDLPDNVEPNVVSFSIDDLPVIQLAVTGYDDEATIQSQLEASVIPDLEDIDGVSSAQVVGGRGQRVTITPDAAALAADGYTQQAISDALQQNGVLFPGGTVTEGDQTLTVQTGAKLTSSDDIAQLPLTPSTPQQAAAGLVTIADVATVAEEQDPVTSISRVNGEPALTIAVTKLPSANTVDVSKAVTAAIPQLQDAIGDDATFTVVFDQAPYIQQSIDSLAQEGLLGLVFAVIVILIFLMSVRATLVTAISIPTSVLLTFIGIQAFGYSLNILTLGALTIAIGRVVDDAIVVIENIKRHYVGDAEKLPSILRAVREVATAITASTITTVAVFLPIAFVGDVTGELFRPFALTVTIAMSASLLVALTIVPVLAYWFLKPGKPLLDQAGRQIDPEAPDAPPTRLQKTYLPVLRWTLSHSWITLGLAVLVLVGTIAVAPLMKTNFLGDSGQNTFTVTQDVGPAASLDAQDAAAQKVEEAILSVDGIETVQTSIGSSGSALRDAFRGGGGGITYSITTETSADQVAVREDVQTAIDDLDDVGEVTVSSGGGGFGSSDIEIDVTAPDQKTLQQATDDVVKGVTDAEGVGQVTSNLAASLPYVAVTVDRDKAAQLGLSEVTVGALVSNTMQPRAIGTVEIEDTALTVYLQVPDAPTTIEQLQQLSIPSAAGPVPLEQIATVEQSQGPTSITTQRGQRTSTVTVTPSTDDLAAASASVSKALADVDLPTGADATLGGVVTQQQDAFSQLGLALLAAILIVYIVMVATFKSLRQPLLLLVSVPFAATGAILLQIITGVPLGVASLIGVLMLIGIVVTNAIVLVDLVNQYREKGLTSLEATIAGGSRRLRPILMTALATIFALTPMALGITGHGGFISQPLAIVVIGGLISSTVLTLLVLPTLYNLVEGARERREARRSAGPDAARADRGGDGEPLQPVGAAREPAPAGATLTPAAPVQQSRRSRRGRS; encoded by the coding sequence GTGTCCAACCTCGCCGTCCTGAGCCTCAAGAACCGCGCCCTCATCGCGCTCATCACGATCGTCGCCGCCATCTTCGGCGGCCTGGCGCTGGTGAACCTCAAGCAGGAGCTGATCCCCTCGATCGAGTTCCCGCAGCTGTCGATCGTCACGGCGTATCCCGGTGCCTCGCCCGAGGTCGTCAGCAACGACGTCTCGACGCCGATCGAGACGGCGATCCAGGGTATTCCCGGATTGGAATCCACCACGGCGACGAGCTCGACGAACTCGTCGATCGTGCAGGCGTCGTTCACCTACGGCACCGACCTCTCCACCGCCGAGCAGAAGATCACGCAGGCGATCAACCGCATCAAGAGCGACCTGCCCGACAACGTCGAGCCGAACGTCGTGTCGTTCTCGATCGACGATCTGCCGGTCATCCAGCTCGCGGTCACGGGGTACGACGACGAGGCGACGATCCAGTCGCAGCTCGAGGCATCCGTCATCCCCGACCTCGAGGACATCGACGGGGTGAGCTCCGCGCAGGTCGTGGGCGGACGCGGTCAGCGCGTCACGATCACGCCGGATGCCGCGGCCCTCGCGGCGGACGGCTACACGCAGCAGGCGATCAGCGATGCGCTGCAGCAGAACGGCGTGCTCTTCCCCGGCGGCACCGTGACGGAGGGCGACCAGACCCTCACCGTGCAGACGGGCGCCAAGCTCACGTCGTCGGACGACATCGCGCAGCTCCCGCTCACGCCGTCGACGCCGCAGCAGGCCGCGGCCGGTCTCGTCACGATCGCCGACGTCGCGACGGTCGCCGAGGAGCAGGACCCCGTCACCTCGATCTCTCGCGTCAACGGCGAGCCGGCCCTCACGATCGCGGTCACGAAGCTGCCCTCGGCCAACACCGTCGACGTGTCGAAGGCCGTCACCGCCGCGATCCCCCAGCTGCAGGACGCGATCGGCGACGACGCGACCTTCACGGTGGTCTTCGACCAGGCGCCCTACATCCAGCAGTCGATCGACTCGCTCGCGCAGGAGGGCCTCCTCGGCCTCGTCTTCGCCGTCATCGTCATCCTGATCTTCCTGATGTCGGTGCGCGCGACCCTCGTGACGGCGATCTCCATCCCGACGAGCGTGCTCCTGACGTTCATCGGGATCCAGGCGTTCGGCTACTCGCTCAACATCCTGACCCTCGGCGCCCTCACGATCGCGATCGGGCGCGTCGTCGACGACGCCATCGTCGTCATCGAGAACATCAAGCGGCACTATGTCGGCGATGCCGAGAAGCTGCCGTCGATCCTGCGCGCCGTGCGCGAGGTCGCAACGGCCATCACGGCGTCGACCATCACGACGGTCGCGGTCTTCCTGCCCATCGCGTTCGTCGGCGACGTCACGGGCGAGCTCTTCCGCCCCTTCGCCCTCACCGTCACGATCGCCATGTCGGCGTCGCTCCTCGTCGCGCTGACGATCGTGCCCGTGCTCGCGTACTGGTTCCTCAAGCCGGGCAAGCCGCTCCTCGACCAGGCGGGACGCCAGATCGATCCCGAAGCGCCCGACGCTCCGCCGACGCGCCTGCAGAAGACCTACCTCCCGGTGCTGCGCTGGACGCTCTCGCACTCGTGGATCACGCTCGGCCTCGCCGTGCTCGTGCTCGTCGGCACCATCGCGGTCGCGCCTCTCATGAAGACCAACTTCCTCGGCGACTCGGGGCAGAACACCTTCACCGTCACGCAGGACGTCGGCCCCGCCGCGAGCCTCGATGCGCAGGACGCCGCCGCGCAGAAGGTCGAGGAGGCGATCCTCTCGGTCGACGGCATCGAGACCGTGCAGACCTCGATCGGGTCGAGCGGCTCCGCCCTGCGCGACGCCTTCCGGGGCGGAGGCGGCGGCATCACCTACTCCATCACGACCGAGACCTCGGCCGATCAGGTCGCCGTGCGCGAAGACGTGCAGACGGCCATCGACGACCTGGACGACGTCGGCGAGGTCACCGTGTCGTCGGGGGGCGGCGGATTCGGCTCGAGCGACATCGAGATCGACGTCACCGCTCCCGACCAGAAGACCCTCCAGCAGGCGACGGACGACGTCGTCAAGGGCGTGACCGACGCCGAGGGCGTCGGTCAGGTCACGAGCAACCTCGCGGCATCCCTCCCCTATGTCGCCGTGACGGTCGACCGCGACAAGGCCGCGCAGCTGGGGCTCTCCGAGGTCACGGTCGGCGCCCTCGTGTCGAACACGATGCAGCCGCGCGCCATCGGCACCGTCGAGATCGAGGACACCGCGCTCACGGTGTACCTCCAGGTGCCCGACGCCCCGACCACGATCGAGCAGCTGCAGCAGCTCTCGATCCCGTCGGCAGCCGGGCCCGTCCCGCTCGAGCAGATCGCGACGGTCGAGCAGTCGCAGGGGCCGACATCCATCACGACGCAGCGAGGTCAGCGCACGTCCACCGTCACGGTGACGCCCTCGACCGACGACCTGGCCGCCGCGTCGGCGTCGGTGTCGAAGGCGCTCGCCGACGTCGACCTGCCCACGGGCGCGGACGCCACCCTCGGCGGCGTCGTGACGCAGCAGCAGGACGCGTTCTCTCAGCTCGGCCTCGCGCTGCTCGCCGCGATCCTCATCGTCTACATCGTGATGGTGGCGACCTTCAAGTCGCTGCGTCAGCCGCTCCTGCTGCTCGTGTCGGTGCCGTTCGCCGCGACCGGCGCCATCCTGCTGCAGATCATCACGGGCGTGCCGCTCGGCGTCGCATCCCTCATCGGCGTGCTGATGCTCATCGGCATCGTGGTCACGAACGCCATCGTGCTGGTCGACCTCGTCAACCAGTACCGCGAGAAGGGGCTGACCTCGCTCGAGGCGACGATCGCCGGTGGCTCACGCCGTCTGCGGCCGATCCTCATGACGGCGCTCGCCACGATCTTCGCGCTGACCCCCATGGCGCTGGGCATCACGGGTCACGGTGGGTTCATCTCCCAGCCGCTCGCGATCGTCGTGATCGGCGGCCTCATCTCCTCGACGGTGCTGACGCTGCTCGTGCTGCCGACGCTGTACAACCTGGTCGAAGGCGCACGCGAGCGCCGTGAGGCGCGGCGCTCGGCCGGACCGGATGCAGCGCGCGCGGATCGAGGCGGCGACGGCGAGCCCCTCCAGCCGGTCGGTGCCGCTCGAGAGCCTGCGCCGGCCGGGGCGACCCTGACGCCCGCTGCACCCGTGCAGCAGTCGCGCCGATCGCGCCGCGGAAGGAGCTGA
- a CDS encoding DUF998 domain-containing protein gives MPDPVAPADAAVPSPAAPAAPSLRVVNEGLSAGVAAGVLGAALGLVVTAIWPDLPLSGPVSFGEISALIAGAVSAAATGTGYWRSRHSAGQEWRLTLAPWKFTVNAVSVVVVHTILAILATIALYFVLSQAFIGLTMIPFWAAVLMAVNLGLAAHFSYVSASRMTTQRMSSLLMAFILIGALTSMVTTSDPDWWHLHFSNLGTFDDLSSAIFNGTLIAGGLLVTTFAVYVGNDMRALVDRGILRNQKSPRTVSTVFVVMGIMLAFVGIVPVDVNLVVHNLSATGMALVFVGLLIAAPRVFAGMPRTFFITSWAFLAGIVASIALFIATYFGLTAFEIIVFVLIFAWISVFIRFLGVAAQPITR, from the coding sequence ATGCCCGATCCAGTCGCGCCCGCCGACGCCGCCGTCCCCTCGCCCGCAGCCCCCGCCGCGCCCAGTCTGCGCGTCGTCAACGAGGGTCTCTCCGCCGGAGTCGCGGCCGGCGTGCTCGGTGCCGCCCTGGGGCTCGTCGTCACCGCCATCTGGCCCGACCTGCCCCTCTCCGGACCGGTGTCGTTCGGCGAGATCTCCGCCCTCATCGCGGGCGCCGTCTCGGCCGCCGCGACCGGCACGGGCTACTGGCGGTCGCGGCACTCGGCCGGCCAGGAGTGGCGACTGACCCTCGCGCCCTGGAAGTTCACGGTCAACGCCGTCTCCGTCGTCGTCGTGCACACGATCCTCGCGATCCTCGCGACCATCGCCCTCTACTTCGTGCTGAGCCAGGCCTTCATCGGACTCACGATGATCCCGTTCTGGGCCGCCGTGCTGATGGCCGTCAACCTGGGGCTCGCGGCGCACTTCAGCTACGTGTCGGCATCGCGCATGACGACGCAGCGCATGTCGTCGCTGCTCATGGCGTTCATCCTCATCGGTGCTCTCACGTCCATGGTCACGACGTCCGACCCCGACTGGTGGCACCTGCACTTCAGCAACCTCGGCACCTTCGACGACCTCTCGAGCGCGATCTTCAACGGCACGCTCATCGCGGGCGGCCTGCTCGTGACGACCTTCGCCGTGTACGTCGGCAACGACATGCGCGCGCTCGTCGACCGCGGCATCCTGCGCAATCAGAAGAGCCCGCGCACCGTCTCGACCGTCTTCGTCGTGATGGGCATCATGCTCGCCTTCGTCGGCATCGTGCCCGTCGACGTCAATCTCGTCGTGCACAACCTGTCGGCGACGGGCATGGCGCTCGTGTTCGTCGGTCTCCTGATCGCCGCTCCGCGCGTGTTCGCCGGGATGCCGCGCACGTTCTTCATCACGAGCTGGGCGTTCCTCGCGGGCATCGTCGCATCGATCGCGCTGTTCATCGCGACCTACTTCGGGCTGACGGCCTTCGAGATCATCGTGTTCGTGCTGATCTTCGCCTGGATCTCCGTCTTCATCCGCTTCCTCGGGGTCGCTGCACAGCCCATCACCCGCTGA
- a CDS encoding CrcB family protein: MNSWMLLLATAGMGGLGAGLRYTVDVIVMRGRRGAFPLGILIVNATGSFALGVVTGIAPAIGGGWGTMLGVGLLGGYTTFSTVSTETVLLGQSRRRDWAWTNLVGTLGICALGAALGIGIGRVIAGMITG; the protein is encoded by the coding sequence ATGAACTCGTGGATGCTGCTCCTCGCGACCGCCGGCATGGGCGGCCTCGGCGCGGGCCTGCGCTACACCGTCGACGTGATCGTCATGCGCGGGCGGCGAGGCGCCTTCCCGCTCGGCATCCTCATCGTCAACGCGACGGGCTCGTTCGCGCTCGGGGTCGTCACGGGCATCGCGCCGGCGATCGGCGGCGGGTGGGGCACGATGCTCGGCGTGGGCCTGCTCGGCGGCTACACGACCTTCAGCACCGTCTCGACCGAGACCGTGCTGCTGGGGCAGTCGCGCCGCCGCGACTGGGCCTGGACGAACCTCGTCGGAACCCTGGGCATCTGCGCACTCGGCGCCGCACTCGGCATCGGGATCGGGCGCGTCATCGCGGGCATGATCACGGGCTGA
- a CDS encoding MerR family transcriptional regulator encodes MEWSIQQIAKLAGTTSRTLRHYDDIGLLTPSGVGANGYRRYDQSALVRLQRILLLRELGLGLPQIAEVLARPTSEESALEGHLAWLRQEQGRLDRQVASVESTIRALRGGERLMAENMFDGFDHTQYKDEVEDRWGKDAYARSDAWWRGMSADEKSAWQERTAALGRDWTAAAGSGVTPDSAEAQELAARHVAWLTGIPGTPAESPGGDIKAYVTGLGEMYVADPRFAKNYGGQSGAEFVRDALRVYADANL; translated from the coding sequence GTGGAATGGTCGATCCAGCAGATCGCGAAGCTCGCCGGCACGACGAGCCGCACGCTGCGCCACTACGACGACATCGGGCTGCTCACGCCGTCCGGCGTCGGCGCCAACGGGTATCGCCGGTACGACCAGTCGGCGCTCGTGCGACTGCAGCGCATCCTGCTGCTGCGCGAGCTCGGGCTCGGACTGCCGCAGATCGCCGAGGTGCTCGCGCGGCCGACCTCCGAGGAGAGCGCGCTGGAGGGCCACCTCGCGTGGCTGCGCCAGGAGCAGGGCCGGCTCGACCGCCAGGTCGCGTCGGTCGAGTCCACCATCAGAGCACTGAGAGGAGGTGAACGACTCATGGCAGAGAACATGTTCGACGGCTTCGACCACACGCAGTACAAGGACGAGGTCGAGGATCGCTGGGGCAAGGACGCGTATGCGCGCTCCGACGCCTGGTGGCGCGGAATGAGCGCCGACGAGAAGTCGGCGTGGCAGGAGCGGACGGCGGCGCTCGGACGCGACTGGACGGCCGCGGCCGGCTCCGGCGTCACGCCGGACAGCGCCGAGGCGCAGGAGCTCGCGGCCCGTCACGTCGCGTGGCTCACCGGCATCCCGGGAACCCCCGCGGAGTCGCCTGGCGGAGACATCAAGGCGTATGTGACCGGGCTCGGCGAGATGTACGTCGCCGACCCGCGGTTCGCGAAGAACTACGGCGGCCAGTCCGGCGCCGAGTTCGTGCGCGATGCGCTGCGCGTCTACGCCGACGCCAATCTGTGA
- a CDS encoding antibiotic biosynthesis monooxygenase has product MAEGEASIHPITVAIERRIDPARTVEATSWMQAGTDLATGFSGFLGSGWVRAGESSDLWYMLYRFSDIATLEAWEESPQRAWWLDSGRAFAKEVRVERRTGIEGWFDAPFATHVETRHLGDLPTGPIQQPIPSAPPRWKQAVTIWLGFFPTNLLASYLLGFVPGFVEWPIWARVLLSTVLLTPIMTYFVLPWVTRALRPWLQRG; this is encoded by the coding sequence ATGGCCGAGGGCGAGGCATCCATCCACCCCATCACCGTCGCGATCGAGCGACGCATCGATCCCGCGCGGACGGTGGAGGCGACGAGCTGGATGCAGGCGGGCACCGACCTCGCGACGGGGTTCTCCGGCTTCCTCGGATCGGGATGGGTGCGCGCCGGCGAGTCGAGCGACCTCTGGTACATGCTGTACCGCTTCAGCGACATCGCAACCCTCGAGGCGTGGGAGGAGTCCCCGCAGCGCGCGTGGTGGCTGGACTCGGGGCGCGCCTTCGCGAAGGAGGTGCGCGTCGAGCGCCGCACCGGCATCGAGGGCTGGTTCGACGCGCCGTTCGCGACCCACGTCGAGACGCGTCACCTGGGCGATCTGCCGACCGGACCGATCCAGCAGCCGATCCCGTCCGCACCGCCGCGGTGGAAGCAGGCGGTGACGATCTGGCTCGGCTTCTTCCCGACGAACCTGCTGGCGTCGTATCTCCTGGGCTTCGTTCCCGGATTCGTCGAGTGGCCGATCTGGGCCCGCGTGCTGCTGTCGACCGTGCTGCTGACGCCGATCATGACCTACTTCGTCCTTCCCTGGGTGACCCGCGCCCTCCGACCCTGGCTGCAGAGAGGCTGA
- a CDS encoding aldose 1-epimerase family protein, whose protein sequence is MTSTHHPTGAQFALRSADGQTTADIAQVGAALRGFTVDGVDLVPRYPLDSATPAGSGIVLVPWPNRVRDGKWTQRGETRQLAITEPATGNASHGLLRFAPYTAVARDEASLTLSAPVVPQTGYPFHLGTSVTYAVGDMRLDVTHAVTNLGTTDAPVALGTHPYLCIADVDTADLVLTSTGSTRFVLDEQKIPVGEEGVDASTDLRGGRRVGELSLDTAFGDLIRDADGLVLTSLAAPDGRTLTLWQGEGFDFVQVFTTDRYPGQPLAVAVEPMTAPADAFNSGRSLRWLAPGETWELRWGIVFDAASRG, encoded by the coding sequence ATGACGTCGACCCACCACCCCACCGGTGCCCAGTTCGCCCTCCGCTCCGCCGACGGCCAGACGACGGCCGACATCGCCCAGGTGGGCGCGGCGCTGCGGGGATTCACCGTCGACGGCGTAGACCTCGTGCCCCGATACCCGCTCGACAGTGCGACGCCGGCGGGCTCGGGCATCGTGCTCGTGCCGTGGCCCAACCGCGTGCGCGACGGGAAGTGGACGCAGCGCGGCGAGACGCGGCAGCTCGCGATCACCGAGCCCGCGACCGGCAACGCCTCGCACGGTCTGCTGCGCTTCGCCCCGTACACGGCGGTCGCGCGGGACGAGGCATCCCTCACCCTGTCGGCACCCGTCGTGCCGCAGACCGGCTACCCGTTCCACCTCGGCACCAGCGTGACGTATGCCGTCGGCGACATGCGCCTGGACGTCACGCACGCCGTGACGAATCTCGGCACGACGGATGCGCCGGTCGCCCTCGGGACGCACCCCTACCTCTGCATCGCCGACGTCGACACCGCCGACCTCGTGCTGACGTCGACCGGCTCGACGCGCTTCGTGCTCGACGAGCAGAAGATCCCCGTCGGCGAGGAGGGGGTGGATGCCTCGACCGACCTCCGCGGCGGGCGCCGCGTCGGCGAACTGAGCCTCGACACGGCGTTCGGCGACCTCATCCGCGACGCCGACGGCCTCGTGCTCACGTCGCTGGCAGCCCCGGACGGCCGCACCCTCACGCTCTGGCAGGGCGAGGGGTTCGACTTCGTGCAGGTGTTCACGACCGATCGCTATCCGGGGCAGCCGCTCGCCGTCGCGGTCGAGCCCATGACGGCGCCGGCGGATGCCTTCAACTCCGGCCGGAGCCTGCGGTGGCTCGCGCCCGGCGAGACGTGGGAGCTGCGCTGGGGCATCGTGTTCGACGCCGCGAGCAGGGGCTGA
- a CDS encoding CrcB family protein produces the protein MARRAAFSPTVFVVVVVGGAIGVALRALLIVPLATAPDPLAVPLVTLGVNVVGSLVLGIVVGWLDDRRPRLRAFLGTGILGGFTTYSAFAVQVVQLTGQAPVVGLLLAVVSIFAGALAAAVGLRIGRTIMDVPGEIEPPEAAE, from the coding sequence ATGGCGCGGCGCGCGGCGTTCTCACCCACGGTCTTCGTCGTGGTCGTCGTCGGCGGGGCGATCGGCGTCGCGCTGCGAGCGCTCCTGATCGTGCCGCTCGCCACGGCTCCCGACCCGCTCGCGGTGCCCCTCGTCACGCTCGGCGTCAACGTCGTCGGATCGCTCGTGCTGGGGATCGTCGTCGGGTGGCTCGATGACAGGCGGCCGCGTCTGCGGGCGTTCCTCGGCACCGGCATCCTGGGCGGATTCACGACCTACAGCGCCTTCGCCGTGCAGGTCGTGCAGCTCACGGGACAGGCGCCCGTCGTCGGCCTCCTCCTCGCCGTCGTCTCGATCTTCGCCGGGGCACTCGCCGCGGCGGTCGGCCTGCGCATCGGGCGCACGATCATGGACGTGCCGGGCGAGATCGAGCCTCCGGAGGCGGCCGAATGA